The Acidaminococcus fermentans DSM 20731 sequence TTCAGATACCAGCCGAAGTCTTCCGAAGGCCGCCAGGGTTTTTCCATGGGGACCAGGGTAAGGCCCAGGTCCCTGGCGGCCCGGCGCACCTTTTCCGCACATTCTTTGTGGTTCACTGTGGCCGGGAACGGGTCTGCCTCAGTGACGGTCCGGCGCAGGCCATATTCCGCTGCCAATTGGTCTGCCTTCCGGCGCAGCCACTGTTCCAGCTCTGCCAGGTCCTTTTCCTCGTCTGCCCGCAGGGTAAAGGATATCTCTCCTTCACCGGGAGAAATGCCAAAATCCTTCCCGCCCACGTTCAGCCCCACCAGGGTGAGCAGCAGGGTCTTTAAGGGATCGGTGGTGACTTTTCTCACCAGGTCCTGGGCGAACAGAGTCAGCTTCGCCAGGGCCGGGGCGGGGTTATTTCCTTCTTCCGGAGTACCGGCGTGGGCCCGTTTGCCTGTGAACCGAAAGGTCAGACCTTTGGAAGCGCACTGGGTCAGGCCATCCCGGACCATGACCGCATTTTCCGGATATCCGCTCAGGTTGTGGAAGGCATAGACTTCCCCCATGCCTACGGTTTGGATGAAATCCGCGCAGGGTTTGCCTCCTCTTCCCGTTTCTTCCGCCGACTGGAAAAGCAGATACACCGGCCGGCGGATTTCCGCATCTTTTTCCAGAAGCAGGGCCAGCGCCGCCAGAGCGGAGGAGTGTCCGTCGTGGCCGCATTTGTGGGCCACACAGGCTTTTGTAGAACCATAGGGCAGGTCCCGGGCCTCGGGCAGGGGCAGAGCATCCATGTCCGCCCGGAACCCGATGGCGGGTTTCCCGTTCCGCTTTTTCGGTTCATACAGGGCATAGAACCAGCTGCCCCGGTCCACCAGCTGCAAATGGGTATGATGGCTGATGAAATCCATCAGCCGTTTTTTTGTTTCCTGCTCCTCACCGGACAGTTCCGGATGGGCATGGAGGGTGTGGCGAAGCTCCAGTATGGCTTCCCAGTCGGACTGGGAGAAAAGAGTCGTATCCATAGGTCATATTGCTCCTTTTTATTTCGTTTCCCTCCTATCTTACTACAAATCGTCGAAAATATGGTAAACTGATAGGGATATTGGAAAAGGGCGGTGATTCCATGCGGAAGGAACTTCCGTATTTTCGTGTAGAAGGGGCCTTTGGTGGCAGCCAGGACTGGTTCACCCAGGATTGCTGGATGAAACGGGGCGGCTGTGCGGCCATTACGGCCACCGACTGCAGTCTGTACTTTTCGTTATACAAAGGAAGAAAGGCAGCCTGTCCCCAGGCGCAGCCGGAGCTCACCAAAAAAGAATATATATCCCTTAACCCAGACGCGGGATATGCACCCATCTACTTTGTCAGAGAGAATTTTGGAACGCGGCATGTACTATCTGATTTATTTCTGGTCCAATGAAAACAATCCGGTAGAACCGGTGCATGTCCATATCGTAGAAGAAAAGCCTTCCCCAAAAACACAACAAAGGGGAGTGTTCTTATGATGCGGGGTATTCGATTCTTACTTTCCTTGCTGCTGGGCAAGGAAAGCCCTGCAGCTGGTATAGCCATTCTGTATGATGGATCTTAGATAAAAAGCATTGGTCAAATCCTGTTTTTTTCGATATAGTAAGCTGTGCAAAATACAACTCTGAAGGAGACGATGCGCAATGGATAAACCATTTATTTTCTGTCATATGGAAATTTCACCGGATGGGAAAATCATGGGTAAGTATCTGTGGCTGCCCTCCACCAGTGAGAATCCGGACAGCTTCAGCACCCTCGTGAATGGACCGGATGCCCAATACCACTATCAGGCCATGCTTAACGGACGTACGACTATCGACGATAATTTCACTTTTTATGCCAAACCGGAACTGGATGAAAATGCGCCTCAGGTCCCGGCCGGCGACTACCTGGCGGAAGGCGTTTCTCTGGGCCAGTTCCTGCTGGCGGTGGATGGACACGGCAAACTGGCCTGGCAGGAAAACTTCAATGAATACGACGGCGTCAAGAGCCATATCGTGGAAATCCTCACGGAAGCAGCTTCCAACAGCTACAAGGCGTTCCTGCGTAAAAAGGGCATCAGCTATCTGATTTGCGGTAAGGACAGCGTAGACCTGCCGCTGCTCTGCGCCAAGATCAAGAATGTCCTGCATGTGGATTCCGTGATGCTTGGGGGCGGTGCCGTCCTCAACTGGAGCATGGTGCAGGCCGGGCTGGTGGACGAACTGAGCCTGGTCATGGCACCCGCTGCGGATGGCAGCACGGAAACCCAGACCCTTTTTATGGCCAAACCAGGCATCACCACCGACCAACCGGTCCTGTTCAAACCGCTGGAAGTGAAAATCATGCCGGATGATGCCATCTGGATCCGTTATCAGGTGGGTAAAAAGGTGGACTTTGATTTCGAAAGCGATCCGGAATTCAAAGAAACCATGGAGATGATCCGCTCTCATAGATAGAGACCAGTGCATGATTTGAGGATTTTACTTTTCAGTTGTTCCACCGACGGATGAATCCTCACCATTTTTTTCGCGTATCTGGGCACATCTCCCGCGTCTGGAAGGAGTCGGGGGATAGGATGCCCGTTTTTTATTTTGTGTCCCCCTGAAAGGGGGAAAGGACCCGCTTGCGGGTAGAGGGTTTAACACCCAGACGTTAGGATCCATCACCTGTCCCTGATTTTATGCTACAATTCCCTTATCAGACATATATGGGGGGAACCATAATGGATACTGTTCAATCACCTGCTGTTGCACCGGGTGGCCGGCGGCTCTTACAAAATCAATACTATCTGTATCTCACGGAATTCTTTGCGGGGATGGCGGTGATGGCTGTGGAAATTGGAGCCCAGCGCCTGATTTCCCCGTATTTTTCCTCGTCCCAGGTGGTCTGGACCATCATCATCGGTATGATCATGATCGCCATGGCGGGAGGCAATGTGTATGGCGGCAAAACAGCGGACAAAGATCCCAACCCGGACAAACTGTACGGGCGGATCCTGTTTTCATCCATCTGGCTGGCCCTGATCCCCTTCCTGGGGAAGTACATCATTGTGGGCATTTCGGCGGTGGTGATTTTTTCCGTAAATGCCAACTACCTGATCATTGCGGCCATTGCCACCTGTCTGCTGCTCTTTGTGTTCCCCCTGTTCCTGCTGGGAACGGTGACGCCCTCCCTGGCCAAATACACCATGGATTCCCTTTCCGACAACGGGAAAATCGTGGGGACCCTGGGGGCCATGAACACTATCGGCAGCATCCTTGGGACATTCCTGCCCACCTTTGTGACCATCCCGGCCATAGGGACGAATCTCACGTTCCTGATTTTCTCCGGCATCCTGCTGGTGCTGTCCGCGGTGTACTTCCTCAGCAGCGGAAAGAGGCTGCGTAAAGTCGGGGCTGCTGCCATCCTCTTTGTGGCCGCCTGCCTGTTGGGGTACAAAACGGATTTCGCCTTCTGGAAATCCCGGGAGGGGCTTTTGTACGAGGGAGAGTCGGTGTACAATTACCTGCGGGTCCAGGACAGCCCGAAGCGGACGGTCCTTTCCACCAATGTGTTGTTCGGGGTCCAATCGGTGCTGGAAAAAAGTGATGGCCTGACAGGCATGTACTACGACTATGCCCTGACGGCTCCGTTCCTGACCAAAAGTGGTACGCAAAAAGCCCAGGATGTGCTGATCCTGGGCATGGGGTCGGGTACATATGCCCGGCAGTTGCTGCGGTACCTGCCGGGCACGAAGGTGGCCGGGGTGGAAATCGACCGGAAAATCACGGACCTGGCCCACCAGTATTTTCAGCTGCCGGCACAGGTGCCGGTGACGGAGTATGACGGCCGGGCCTACCTCAACGAGGACCCGCAGAAATATGATGTGATCATGGTGGATGCCTACCAGGACATCACCATCCCGTTCCAGATGTCCTCGGTGGAATTCTTTCAGAGCGTGCGGCAGCACCTGAAACCCGGCGGCGTCATGGTGGTGAACCTGAACATGCACGGCACGGAGCAGGGGGGCATCGCTGACTGGCTGGCAGACACGGTGGCCGGCGTGTTCCCGGAGGTCATGACCATCGACGTACCGGGGAACACCAACCGGGAGTTGTTTGCCGGGGAACGGGGGCTAAAGGCCAGCCTGGCTCAGAACAGCCAAACCGTCCGGGATCCCCAGCTGAAGGACCTGCTGGCGACCATCGGGAATCGGGCCGTCCTGTATCATTCCGGCGGCCGGAAGTTCACCGATGACAAGGCGCCGGTGGAGCTGCTGGGGATGCAGGAGCTGGACGGGCTGATCAGGCAGGAGGCGGAAAGATATAAGGAAATTTACCGGAAAGAGGGAATTGAGGGAGTACTCCAGGACCTGTAAAATAACCCAGACGCGGGATATGCACCCATCTACTTTGTCAGCAGCAGATTTTGACTGTGGCATGTACGTCCATGTACTATGCCCCAGCCAAAATCTGCTGCTTTCGCGTATCTGGGTACATCTCCCGCGCCTGGAAGAGAACTGGGCCCATCTACTTTGTCAGCGGGG is a genomic window containing:
- a CDS encoding dihydrofolate reductase family protein, yielding MGKYLWLPSTSENPDSFSTLVNGPDAQYHYQAMLNGRTTIDDNFTFYAKPELDENAPQVPAGDYLAEGVSLGQFLLAVDGHGKLAWQENFNEYDGVKSHIVEILTEAASNSYKAFLRKKGISYLICGKDSVDLPLLCAKIKNVLHVDSVMLGGGAVLNWSMVQAGLVDELSLVMAPAADGSTETQTLFMAKPGITTDQPVLFKPLEVKIMPDDAIWIRYQVGKKVDFDFESDPEFKETMEMIRSHR
- a CDS encoding M20 metallopeptidase family protein; this encodes MDTTLFSQSDWEAILELRHTLHAHPELSGEEQETKKRLMDFISHHTHLQLVDRGSWFYALYEPKKRNGKPAIGFRADMDALPLPEARDLPYGSTKACVAHKCGHDGHSSALAALALLLEKDAEIRRPVYLLFQSAEETGRGGKPCADFIQTVGMGEVYAFHNLSGYPENAVMVRDGLTQCASKGLTFRFTGKRAHAGTPEEGNNPAPALAKLTLFAQDLVRKVTTDPLKTLLLTLVGLNVGGKDFGISPGEGEISFTLRADEEKDLAELEQWLRRKADQLAAEYGLRRTVTEADPFPATVNHKECAEKVRRAARDLGLTLVPMEKPWRPSEDFGWYLKVCPGALFYVGNGENWPAPHHPAYDFNDRILPTPAALFLKLAED
- a CDS encoding spermidine synthase, which codes for MDTVQSPAVAPGGRRLLQNQYYLYLTEFFAGMAVMAVEIGAQRLISPYFSSSQVVWTIIIGMIMIAMAGGNVYGGKTADKDPNPDKLYGRILFSSIWLALIPFLGKYIIVGISAVVIFSVNANYLIIAAIATCLLLFVFPLFLLGTVTPSLAKYTMDSLSDNGKIVGTLGAMNTIGSILGTFLPTFVTIPAIGTNLTFLIFSGILLVLSAVYFLSSGKRLRKVGAAAILFVAACLLGYKTDFAFWKSREGLLYEGESVYNYLRVQDSPKRTVLSTNVLFGVQSVLEKSDGLTGMYYDYALTAPFLTKSGTQKAQDVLILGMGSGTYARQLLRYLPGTKVAGVEIDRKITDLAHQYFQLPAQVPVTEYDGRAYLNEDPQKYDVIMVDAYQDITIPFQMSSVEFFQSVRQHLKPGGVMVVNLNMHGTEQGGIADWLADTVAGVFPEVMTIDVPGNTNRELFAGERGLKASLAQNSQTVRDPQLKDLLATIGNRAVLYHSGGRKFTDDKAPVELLGMQELDGLIRQEAERYKEIYRKEGIEGVLQDL